The Akkermansia sp. N21116 genome includes a region encoding these proteins:
- a CDS encoding Na+/H+ antiporter NhaC family protein: protein MTQSSLQNPPSPKPSLWALSPLFVFTGFYLLIALIAQDFYKVPIAVAFLLASAWSIVITKGMSLSRKIDYFSAGTANRNILMMIWIFILAGAFAQSAKAMGSIDATVNLALFILPDNLLMAGIFIAACFISLSVGTSVGTIVALTPVAIGIAEKSGIPLPFMVGIVVGGAFFGDNLSFISDTTIAATRTQGCAMSDKFKANSLIVIPAALLVTLFYIYEGTGMGHVVPVSQVEWIKVLPYLIVLGMAIAGINVFAVLAIGIAATGIIGAATQSCMPLIWINAMGKGIADMGELIIVTLMAGGMLEMIRLNGGITYIIDKLTSRIRGRRGAEGCIAAIVCLCNLCTANNTIAIITVGSITKDISEKFRINPSKSASLLDTFSCLTQALIPYGAQLLMATGLSGISPVGIMRYLYYPFVMGVFAILAILFRFPRKYSAPFRRQ, encoded by the coding sequence ATGACTCAATCTTCGCTCCAGAATCCCCCCTCACCCAAGCCAAGCCTCTGGGCACTCAGTCCCCTCTTTGTTTTCACCGGTTTCTACCTCCTGATAGCTCTTATCGCCCAGGATTTCTATAAGGTACCGATAGCCGTCGCCTTCCTGCTAGCCAGTGCCTGGAGTATCGTCATCACCAAGGGAATGTCCCTCTCGCGGAAAATCGACTATTTCTCCGCCGGAACGGCCAACAGGAACATCCTGATGATGATCTGGATTTTCATCCTTGCCGGAGCCTTCGCCCAATCGGCCAAGGCCATGGGATCCATTGACGCCACCGTCAACCTGGCCCTCTTCATCCTGCCGGACAATCTGCTCATGGCTGGTATTTTCATCGCCGCATGTTTTATCTCCCTTTCCGTAGGGACCTCGGTAGGAACCATCGTAGCCCTGACTCCGGTTGCTATCGGCATCGCAGAAAAATCCGGGATTCCCCTTCCCTTCATGGTAGGAATTGTCGTAGGAGGAGCCTTCTTTGGCGATAATCTCTCCTTCATTTCCGATACCACCATTGCCGCCACACGAACCCAGGGATGCGCCATGAGCGACAAATTCAAAGCCAACAGCCTGATCGTCATTCCGGCAGCTCTCCTCGTCACCCTTTTCTACATTTATGAAGGCACCGGAATGGGCCATGTCGTTCCCGTCTCTCAAGTGGAATGGATCAAAGTCCTCCCCTACTTGATCGTCCTCGGAATGGCTATTGCGGGCATCAACGTCTTCGCCGTCCTGGCCATCGGAATCGCCGCTACGGGCATCATTGGAGCAGCTACGCAGTCATGCATGCCCCTGATTTGGATCAACGCCATGGGCAAAGGCATTGCCGATATGGGAGAACTCATCATCGTCACTCTCATGGCTGGAGGAATGTTGGAAATGATCCGTCTCAACGGAGGCATCACTTACATCATTGACAAACTCACAAGCCGAATTCGCGGACGCCGCGGAGCCGAAGGATGCATCGCCGCCATCGTCTGTCTTTGTAACCTCTGCACCGCCAATAACACGATAGCCATCATCACCGTAGGCTCTATCACCAAAGACATTTCGGAAAAATTCCGTATCAATCCCAGCAAAAGCGCTAGTTTGCTGGATACCTTCTCCTGCCTGACCCAGGCCCTTATTCCCTATGGAGCGCAACTCCTCATGGCTACTGGTCTATCCGGTATTTCCCCCGTCGGTATTATGCGCTACCTGTACTATCCATTCGTCATGGGGGTCTTTGCGATCCTGGCCATTCTCTTTCGTTTCCCAAGGAAATATTCGGCACCGTTCCGCCGGCAATAA
- a CDS encoding M15 family metallopeptidase — MNWRTIQRQLGINADGIPGPKTAEAIAKILDLPQGNWNDIQTDLGLDADGIPGDKTLHAVAEALNLESTSRHWPTQAEVRSGKSIFGQPGTHLVTIRVPYPLKLSWDTGTSVEKITCHEQVADAITSIFQQTKDAYGIDRISALGLDLYGGCYSNRAIVGGKSLSMHAFGIAIDLDPDHNGLNTHAPKARFSSPEYDTFWKIVESEGGISLGRERDYDWMHFQFATLS, encoded by the coding sequence ATGAATTGGAGAACCATACAACGCCAACTCGGCATTAATGCCGATGGCATACCCGGTCCTAAGACTGCGGAAGCCATCGCAAAAATCCTCGATCTCCCCCAGGGAAACTGGAACGATATCCAAACCGACCTCGGACTTGATGCCGACGGAATTCCCGGAGACAAAACCCTCCATGCCGTCGCAGAAGCCCTCAACCTCGAATCTACCTCCCGCCACTGGCCTACCCAAGCCGAAGTTCGCTCCGGCAAATCCATCTTCGGACAACCGGGAACCCACCTCGTCACCATTCGTGTACCCTACCCGCTAAAACTCTCCTGGGACACCGGAACCAGTGTAGAAAAAATCACCTGTCACGAACAGGTTGCCGATGCCATCACCAGCATCTTCCAACAAACGAAAGATGCCTACGGCATAGATAGAATCTCAGCTCTGGGGTTGGATCTCTACGGAGGTTGCTACTCCAATCGCGCCATCGTCGGAGGAAAATCCCTCTCCATGCATGCTTTTGGTATAGCTATCGATCTGGATCCCGACCACAACGGACTCAACACCCACGCCCCCAAGGCCAGGTTTTCCTCTCCGGAATACGACACATTCTGGAAGATCGTCGAAAGTGAAGGAGGAATCTCCCTCGGACGAGAACGCGACTACGATTGGATGCACTTCCAATTCGCCACCTTATCGTAA
- a CDS encoding MotA/TolQ/ExbB proton channel family protein, which yields MTELIEQIGPLFWVLCAFSLYGLAVVAERFLYFHRVRINIGDFLKGLALLIRKRNFNEAYHEASMMPGPVARVVESVLSRPSLPLLELRSVAEESSQLEVYKIEKNIRGLLVVATLSPLIGVLGTIFALVRFYSQPGVFEGKVPNLVMSEAMFQALLSSAFGLLVAIPAYIFYAYLSSRARLVIHEVQRAGMEAVYLVSDMRHEEGSEAIDDDGDESDDEERGKPAGAVSRG from the coding sequence ATGACTGAGCTTATTGAACAAATAGGACCTTTATTTTGGGTTTTGTGCGCCTTTTCCCTGTATGGACTTGCCGTTGTGGCGGAGCGCTTCCTGTATTTTCACCGTGTACGGATTAATATCGGGGATTTCTTGAAGGGACTGGCACTGTTGATCAGAAAGAGGAATTTCAATGAGGCATACCATGAGGCATCCATGATGCCCGGCCCGGTAGCCCGCGTGGTGGAGTCGGTGTTGAGCCGTCCTTCCCTGCCTTTGCTGGAGCTGAGGTCTGTGGCGGAAGAATCCTCTCAGCTGGAAGTGTACAAGATCGAAAAGAATATTCGCGGCTTGCTGGTGGTGGCGACTTTATCTCCTTTGATCGGTGTGCTGGGAACGATTTTTGCGTTGGTGAGGTTTTATTCTCAACCAGGTGTTTTCGAGGGCAAGGTGCCGAACCTGGTGATGTCCGAGGCAATGTTCCAGGCATTGTTGTCTTCGGCATTCGGACTTTTGGTGGCTATTCCGGCCTATATTTTTTATGCTTATCTGTCGTCTCGGGCTCGCCTGGTGATTCACGAAGTTCAGCGTGCGGGGATGGAAGCGGTTTATCTGGTTTCCGATATGCGTCATGAGGAAGGTAGCGAGGCGATTGACGATGACGGGGATGAATCCGATGATGAGGAGAGAGGAAAGCCTGCCGGGGCTGTTTCCCGTGGATAA
- a CDS encoding endonuclease/exonuclease/phosphatase family protein, whose translation MKKLLWISCLCLAMALFVSFKPRYTISLLQFNIWQEGTVVSGGFDTVADEIAKADADFVTLSEVRNYKDTRFCDRIVEKLREKGKTYYSFYSNDSGILSKYPIKESSTVYPLKNDQGSIYKAVVDVNGREFAVYTAHLDYRHCASYLPRGYSGTDWHRLPEAVKDVDAVLKDNRDSQRSIAIAKFLEEAAKDKAMGRIVLLGGDFNEPSHLDWTESTARLFDHNGLVIPWDVTVALEKAGFMDAYREKYPNPVTHPGFTFPTDCPGVPLQKLAWSPSADDRERIDYVFYLPEQKLSLSKIHMIGPSGMVCRNQRIPADTKDPVEKPSNLQKWPTDHRALYAEFAY comes from the coding sequence ATGAAGAAGTTATTGTGGATTTCATGCCTTTGCCTTGCGATGGCTCTGTTTGTATCGTTTAAACCACGATATACGATATCGCTTTTGCAGTTCAATATATGGCAGGAAGGTACGGTTGTTTCTGGAGGTTTTGATACCGTTGCTGATGAAATTGCCAAGGCGGATGCCGATTTTGTGACCTTGAGCGAAGTGCGCAATTACAAGGACACCCGATTTTGTGACCGGATTGTGGAAAAACTACGAGAGAAGGGGAAAACCTATTACTCATTTTATTCCAACGATTCCGGAATTTTGAGCAAGTACCCGATCAAGGAATCTTCAACGGTTTACCCTCTCAAGAACGATCAGGGATCGATTTATAAGGCGGTTGTGGACGTGAATGGCCGGGAGTTTGCCGTCTATACGGCTCATCTTGATTATCGTCACTGTGCTTCCTACCTGCCGCGCGGTTATTCCGGGACGGATTGGCACCGGTTGCCGGAAGCTGTCAAGGATGTGGATGCCGTGCTGAAGGATAACCGGGATTCGCAGCGGAGTATAGCTATTGCCAAGTTTCTGGAAGAAGCAGCCAAAGACAAGGCTATGGGACGCATTGTCCTATTGGGGGGAGATTTCAATGAACCATCCCATTTGGATTGGACGGAGAGTACGGCCCGTTTGTTTGACCACAATGGTCTTGTCATACCGTGGGATGTAACGGTTGCTCTGGAGAAAGCGGGATTCATGGATGCCTACCGAGAAAAATATCCCAATCCCGTGACACATCCCGGCTTCACGTTTCCGACGGATTGTCCGGGGGTTCCTCTTCAGAAACTGGCTTGGTCTCCCAGTGCTGATGACCGGGAACGTATTGACTACGTTTTTTATCTTCCGGAACAGAAATTATCATTGAGCAAGATTCATATGATTGGCCCCAGCGGAATGGTGTGCCGCAATCAGCGGATTCCTGCCGATACCAAAGATCCGGTAGAAAAACCTTCCAATCTGCAAAAATGGCCAACGGACCATCGCGCCCTGTACGCCGAATTTGCCTATTAG
- a CDS encoding alpha-amylase family glycosyl hydrolase has product MMRPVIYQLFVRHFSNDKIDGIPWGRKEQNGCGTFNGVTNEALDGLVAMGVTHLWLTGVIRHATCTNYPDLPAQPESIVKGLAGSPYAIVDYYDVDPDLAENPLLRMEEFEDLLARCHRKGLVPLIDFVGNHVSRGYESRHGDHDGFGDHDDTSCFYHPDNSFFYLQYGIGEGNPPFRLPSGEWKKELFMARVTGNNAVTWQPSRYDWYETVKLNFGFNFLDGPGVARNLPGIMAAGNQVPGTWRSMDEILAFWQAKGVGGFRCDMAHMVPMPFWKWAIARARVRDRGVFFIAEAYDDHMKTTEGDPMPDLLDCGFAAVYDAGMYHLATDIYQKGAWANDMDHLNKMGNMFMERGVRYLENHDEPRMSSPEHWGGKGRVVMPAVEAAVLGAGRGPVLIYNGQEVGEDAQGPSGYGGTDGRTSIFDYTCLPRLQKWLDHGRFDVEKLPEEDRRLREFHVKFLNLLKHPAMAEGDFYGLNWANMQTPGYGREKGEKVSGHWVYSYLKHDRASGRSVLVVANLSPHKNFPDLRVSIPENALTWCGKAGGGYVRFTDLLEEETPAIEVSVRELLEPGIRVPLDSGQVCAMELTCDGEGISTD; this is encoded by the coding sequence ATGATGCGCCCCGTTATTTATCAGCTTTTTGTCAGACATTTTTCCAATGACAAAATAGACGGCATCCCTTGGGGGAGGAAAGAGCAGAATGGATGCGGGACATTTAACGGCGTTACGAATGAGGCTCTTGACGGACTGGTAGCCATGGGTGTAACCCATCTTTGGCTGACGGGGGTGATCCGGCATGCGACGTGTACGAATTATCCCGATTTGCCGGCCCAGCCCGAGAGTATTGTGAAGGGATTGGCAGGAAGTCCGTATGCGATCGTAGATTATTATGATGTGGATCCCGACCTGGCGGAAAATCCCCTGTTACGGATGGAGGAGTTCGAAGATTTGCTGGCGCGCTGCCATCGCAAGGGGCTTGTTCCGTTGATTGATTTTGTGGGGAACCATGTGTCGCGCGGGTATGAATCCCGTCATGGCGACCATGACGGATTCGGGGATCATGACGATACGTCTTGTTTTTATCATCCGGACAATTCCTTTTTCTACCTGCAATACGGAATCGGGGAGGGCAATCCTCCTTTCCGCCTGCCGTCGGGGGAATGGAAAAAGGAACTTTTCATGGCAAGAGTGACGGGAAACAATGCCGTGACGTGGCAGCCGAGCCGGTATGATTGGTATGAAACCGTCAAATTGAATTTCGGCTTCAATTTTCTGGATGGTCCGGGGGTAGCCCGGAATTTGCCCGGAATAATGGCTGCCGGAAACCAGGTGCCCGGGACGTGGCGGAGCATGGATGAGATTCTCGCTTTCTGGCAGGCCAAGGGAGTGGGAGGATTCCGGTGCGATATGGCGCACATGGTGCCGATGCCGTTCTGGAAGTGGGCGATTGCCCGGGCACGCGTGCGTGACAGGGGCGTTTTCTTCATCGCGGAGGCGTATGACGACCATATGAAGACGACTGAGGGTGATCCTATGCCTGATTTACTCGATTGCGGGTTTGCTGCGGTGTACGACGCCGGCATGTACCATTTGGCGACGGATATTTACCAGAAGGGAGCCTGGGCCAACGATATGGACCATTTGAACAAGATGGGCAATATGTTTATGGAACGCGGGGTGAGGTATTTGGAAAACCACGATGAACCGCGCATGTCGTCTCCGGAGCATTGGGGAGGGAAGGGCCGGGTTGTCATGCCCGCCGTGGAAGCTGCTGTTCTGGGAGCGGGAAGAGGGCCTGTGCTGATATACAATGGACAGGAAGTGGGGGAGGATGCCCAGGGACCTTCGGGTTATGGCGGGACGGATGGCAGGACGAGCATTTTCGATTACACATGCTTGCCCAGGTTGCAGAAGTGGCTGGATCACGGGAGATTCGATGTAGAGAAGCTCCCGGAGGAAGACAGGCGGCTGCGGGAGTTCCATGTAAAATTCCTTAACTTGCTGAAACATCCCGCAATGGCGGAGGGAGATTTTTACGGTCTCAACTGGGCCAATATGCAAACTCCCGGATATGGCAGGGAGAAGGGGGAAAAGGTTTCCGGTCATTGGGTGTACAGTTACCTGAAGCATGATAGAGCGTCTGGCCGGAGCGTGCTGGTTGTGGCCAATCTGTCGCCGCACAAGAATTTCCCCGATCTGCGCGTATCCATTCCGGAGAATGCTTTGACGTGGTGCGGCAAGGCGGGTGGCGGGTATGTGCGATTTACCGATCTTTTGGAAGAAGAGACTCCGGCTATTGAGGTATCTGTCCGGGAATTGCTGGAGCCCGGGATTAGGGTGCCTTTGGATAGCGGGCAGGTTTGTGCGATGGAGTTGACCTGTGATGGGGAAGGAATAAGTACCGACTAA
- a CDS encoding collagen-like protein, with protein MRIYINPDYSIAGEEHFRLSRGDSRELEVFFMEPYPGTGFRKLNHLTMRFGAKPKGDYQFDGFLVYTDHFELREDSRKNPYYAGMIHFDSAVLSDLLANDDYVELIAELELKIGSLTVTVPTRQLNLQIHNDVIKGTEGLPVPVPEYVTEEYVASELQRRIDASLEGYTVRLEGATGEVEEAVSGIREVKETVTSAAAAAALSAEGASGYAATALAAAKEANQGAAVVAAALAEMQGLTIGTVTTLDAGTQATASVVNGKLNLGIPRGEVGAAGSPGVQGPKGEPGAPGARGETGAQGPQGIQGIQGPKGDPGGVTSIGGKTGAVLLGENLSMMGLTLNAAGSGEIDLSNYDGPVHLSYKGKNILSTRDETWERTSVLDLGPLSGSGNVSVAVGQGIAVAAGINASTLDGWEASSFVRTANIGTYAVTSFGGKKGAIGVGSNLSMSGNTVNASGGSGGGVSSVNGLTGALELKMGTMSHPDDSEVMALYVYASDEYGNRSNASDTYMMGMYGAAGGPYTQCLDFSHIPADLSNYQGEVNICDAYGNRVLYGASGEVHVGSGTGKVALYGPASTLEVTGGINISTQGGMYLNGTKIHN; from the coding sequence ATGAGAATTTACATTAATCCTGATTACAGCATTGCCGGCGAAGAGCATTTCCGGCTATCGCGCGGCGACTCACGGGAATTGGAGGTCTTTTTCATGGAACCTTATCCCGGTACCGGATTCCGGAAACTGAATCACTTGACGATGCGCTTTGGCGCCAAACCGAAGGGAGATTACCAGTTCGATGGTTTTCTAGTTTATACGGATCATTTTGAATTAAGGGAGGATTCGAGGAAAAATCCGTACTACGCAGGCATGATTCATTTTGATTCGGCTGTTTTGTCCGATCTGCTGGCCAATGACGACTATGTAGAACTCATTGCCGAATTGGAACTGAAGATCGGTTCCCTGACTGTGACCGTGCCGACGAGGCAGTTGAACCTGCAAATTCATAATGATGTGATCAAGGGGACGGAGGGTCTGCCGGTACCGGTGCCTGAGTATGTGACGGAGGAATATGTTGCTTCAGAACTGCAGCGTCGAATAGATGCAAGCTTGGAAGGCTATACGGTTCGCCTTGAAGGGGCAACCGGAGAGGTTGAGGAAGCTGTCTCCGGTATTCGCGAGGTAAAGGAAACGGTGACATCCGCTGCTGCTGCTGCTGCATTGTCGGCTGAAGGAGCATCCGGTTATGCCGCAACTGCGCTTGCCGCCGCAAAGGAAGCGAATCAAGGGGCGGCTGTCGTTGCTGCGGCTTTGGCCGAAATGCAAGGACTGACAATCGGAACAGTAACGACTTTGGATGCGGGGACACAGGCAACGGCTTCCGTGGTAAATGGTAAACTGAATTTAGGAATTCCACGAGGAGAGGTAGGTGCTGCCGGTTCTCCCGGCGTACAGGGGCCCAAGGGGGAACCCGGGGCTCCGGGAGCCAGAGGGGAAACCGGAGCGCAGGGGCCGCAAGGCATCCAGGGCATTCAGGGCCCGAAAGGCGATCCGGGCGGAGTTACGTCGATTGGCGGGAAGACGGGGGCGGTTCTCCTGGGCGAGAATTTGTCGATGATGGGCCTGACGTTGAATGCGGCTGGCAGCGGGGAGATTGATTTGTCGAATTACGACGGGCCTGTCCACCTTTCCTACAAGGGGAAGAACATACTGAGTACGCGTGATGAAACGTGGGAGAGGACGTCTGTGCTTGATCTGGGGCCATTGAGCGGCAGCGGCAATGTGAGCGTAGCGGTTGGACAGGGAATAGCCGTTGCCGCGGGAATCAATGCATCGACCCTGGATGGATGGGAGGCATCGAGCTTTGTTCGCACGGCAAACATCGGGACATACGCGGTCACCTCATTTGGCGGTAAGAAAGGGGCTATTGGCGTCGGCTCCAACCTGAGCATGTCTGGAAATACAGTGAACGCCTCCGGAGGAAGCGGCGGCGGAGTATCATCCGTGAATGGGCTGACGGGAGCTTTGGAATTGAAGATGGGGACGATGAGTCACCCGGATGATTCGGAGGTCATGGCATTGTATGTGTATGCCTCTGATGAGTACGGAAATCGGTCGAATGCTTCCGATACGTATATGATGGGAATGTATGGGGCGGCGGGCGGCCCGTATACGCAGTGCCTGGATTTCTCGCACATTCCGGCGGACCTGTCGAATTACCAGGGGGAAGTGAACATCTGTGATGCCTACGGGAACCGCGTACTCTATGGCGCATCAGGCGAGGTGCATGTGGGCTCCGGTACTGGGAAGGTGGCTTTGTATGGGCCGGCTTCGACGCTGGAGGTGACGGGGGGCATCAATATTTCAACCCAGGGTGGAATGTATCTGAACGGGACGAAGATTCACAATTGA
- a CDS encoding CCA tRNA nucleotidyltransferase encodes MRDLMDDCRLIESARKVAIRLRSAGYVCYFAGGCVRDRLLEVPLHDVDIATSAVPDEVLVLFPKGRAVGAHFGVVLVPCDDIYFDVATFRKDGDYKDGRRPESVHYSSPREDAFRRDFTVNGMFEDPETGEIIDYVGGLEDLEKKLIRCIGHAEERFREDSLRLMRAVRLAVTKGFDIESSTWDAIRDHADWLGRIAPERIRDEFDKILLSPHRRRGVEMLVESGLIKWIIPEIMELVGCDQPPQWHPEGDVYIHTMMMLDRLEDDGTEPSLELVLATLLHDIGKPASRFLDPEDDRIRFSGHEAVGRDMVSGILRRLHYPNSVVDAVSFMVGRHMQFINVDKMRRGKVRQFMASPVFDDEMKLHRADCLCSNGDLGHYRFLEERRREIENEPILPSPFVTGRDLIAMGMKCGPVFRTMLDGLFLEQIEGRLKTREEALEAARQYWKSGKFPGTEGEPPV; translated from the coding sequence ATGCGTGACCTTATGGATGATTGCCGATTGATTGAGTCAGCGCGCAAGGTGGCTATCCGTCTGCGTAGTGCGGGATATGTTTGCTATTTTGCCGGGGGATGCGTCCGAGACCGTCTTTTGGAGGTGCCTTTGCATGATGTGGATATCGCAACGTCTGCCGTGCCGGATGAGGTATTGGTTCTGTTTCCGAAGGGAAGGGCGGTAGGAGCCCATTTCGGTGTCGTGCTGGTTCCGTGCGACGACATTTACTTTGATGTGGCGACATTCCGCAAGGATGGGGACTACAAGGATGGGAGACGCCCGGAATCGGTCCATTATTCATCCCCCCGAGAAGATGCCTTCCGCCGTGATTTTACGGTTAACGGGATGTTTGAAGATCCGGAAACCGGGGAAATTATCGACTATGTGGGCGGCCTTGAAGATTTGGAGAAGAAGCTGATCCGTTGTATCGGTCATGCGGAGGAGCGTTTCCGGGAGGATTCCCTTCGCCTGATGCGCGCCGTGCGGCTTGCGGTAACGAAAGGGTTTGATATTGAGTCTTCCACCTGGGATGCGATCCGAGATCATGCCGACTGGCTGGGACGGATTGCTCCGGAGAGGATTCGTGATGAGTTTGACAAGATCCTGCTTTCGCCGCATCGCCGCCGCGGAGTGGAAATGCTGGTGGAGAGCGGCCTGATCAAATGGATCATTCCGGAAATCATGGAACTCGTCGGTTGCGACCAGCCGCCCCAATGGCATCCGGAGGGCGATGTTTATATCCATACGATGATGATGCTGGATCGCTTGGAGGACGATGGTACCGAGCCGTCGCTGGAATTGGTGCTGGCAACGTTGCTCCACGATATCGGCAAGCCTGCGAGCAGGTTTCTGGATCCGGAAGATGACCGCATCAGGTTTTCCGGACATGAGGCGGTGGGACGCGACATGGTATCCGGTATTTTGCGGAGACTGCATTATCCGAATTCTGTGGTGGATGCGGTTTCCTTCATGGTGGGGCGTCACATGCAGTTTATTAATGTGGACAAGATGAGACGCGGGAAGGTACGCCAGTTTATGGCGTCTCCCGTGTTCGATGATGAAATGAAGCTGCACCGCGCCGATTGCCTGTGTTCTAATGGAGACTTGGGACATTATCGTTTTTTGGAGGAAAGACGGCGGGAGATAGAGAATGAACCTATTCTTCCTTCTCCCTTCGTGACGGGACGGGATCTGATCGCGATGGGGATGAAATGCGGTCCCGTTTTCAGAACGATGCTGGATGGCTTGTTTCTGGAGCAGATTGAAGGACGCCTTAAAACGCGGGAGGAAGCTCTTGAAGCGGCCAGGCAATACTGGAAGTCCGGCAAGTTTCCAGGCACGGAAGGCGAACCTCCGGTTTGA
- a CDS encoding TlpA disulfide reductase family protein, with amino-acid sequence MMEINMKSNVLGIALVLAMTGMASADEARMKDILTSWDSRMTEWNAAYEFAQPERRAELEKTKPDPKTIVRALWKETSPLLQKPESLPAVVWLLEHPEAIASSFDAASQKKIAASLLESVEHYLVSSPGIGRVAPVLGQSSNLRCREILEKIRTVNQNPKDQGMAAMGLVLSMREKNSMLQDDPKLNAFRLKYLREAIQKSFEESFGDLGKVKDIARELLYDINNLSTRRKAPAFSLPTAEGAFVSIPKAVPTLLVFWKPDSVQSASLVAKSNVLKEKYPNLDIVPICLSEPAKAAETIRAMNISIPGLYDAKGSVFQLYRIAQVPSVYLLDKEGVVRLRGVPDMLFESILDQTMSRLNSGQKDPAVVPPPSAASQQQAVPVVPKPVAVPAPVPNANDSQSKPAGQGGLIAPPPLRPMPEDA; translated from the coding sequence ATGATGGAAATAAATATGAAGAGCAACGTTCTTGGTATAGCTTTGGTTCTGGCAATGACCGGAATGGCATCGGCCGACGAGGCCCGGATGAAGGATATTCTGACATCATGGGATTCCCGGATGACCGAATGGAATGCGGCCTATGAATTTGCCCAGCCGGAACGGCGTGCAGAACTGGAGAAGACGAAGCCCGATCCCAAGACGATCGTTCGTGCCCTCTGGAAGGAAACATCCCCTCTTCTTCAGAAGCCGGAATCATTGCCAGCCGTGGTGTGGCTGCTGGAACATCCCGAGGCGATTGCTTCATCATTCGATGCGGCTTCTCAGAAAAAGATCGCTGCTTCTTTGCTTGAATCCGTGGAGCATTATCTGGTCAGTTCTCCGGGTATTGGTCGGGTGGCTCCGGTGCTGGGACAGTCGAGTAATTTGCGTTGCCGTGAAATTCTGGAAAAGATCCGTACGGTGAACCAGAATCCCAAGGATCAGGGGATGGCGGCGATGGGGCTTGTGCTGTCCATGCGGGAAAAGAATAGCATGCTGCAGGATGATCCGAAGCTGAATGCCTTCCGCTTGAAATATTTGCGAGAAGCCATCCAGAAGAGTTTCGAGGAATCTTTTGGCGACTTGGGTAAAGTGAAAGATATTGCTCGGGAATTGCTGTACGACATTAACAACCTCAGTACCCGCCGCAAGGCCCCGGCGTTCAGTTTGCCAACGGCAGAAGGGGCTTTTGTCAGTATTCCCAAGGCTGTTCCTACGCTTCTTGTGTTCTGGAAGCCGGATTCCGTTCAATCTGCGTCTCTGGTGGCTAAATCCAATGTGCTGAAGGAGAAGTATCCGAATCTGGATATTGTGCCGATTTGTCTTTCTGAACCGGCGAAGGCTGCGGAGACGATCCGCGCCATGAATATTTCTATTCCCGGGTTGTATGATGCGAAGGGCAGTGTGTTCCAACTGTATCGAATTGCCCAGGTTCCGTCCGTATATTTACTGGACAAGGAAGGAGTGGTGCGTCTGAGAGGTGTGCCGGACATGTTGTTTGAATCAATTTTGGACCAGACGATGTCCCGGCTCAATAGCGGGCAGAAAGATCCTGCCGTCGTTCCTCCGCCTTCTGCCGCCTCTCAGCAGCAGGCCGTTCCTGTCGTCCCCAAACCTGTCGCTGTGCCTGCGCCCGTGCCGAATGCGAATGATTCTCAATCGAAACCGGCCGGACAGGGGGGACTTATTGCTCCTCCCCCTCTGCGGCCCATGCCGGAAGATGCGTGA
- a CDS encoding methylated-DNA--[protein]-cysteine S-methyltransferase yields the protein MIAELTSPLGRLLIEETGGAISRILLPGRAATHPTVPIVSASSSPILQEACRQLGEYFAGKLTDFSIPLSPVGTPFMLCVWQELRNIPYGTTVSYKTIATAIGNPRAVRAVGMANGRNPIPIIIPCHRVIGTNGSLVGYSGGLPIKRQLLSLEAHELF from the coding sequence ATGATCGCCGAACTGACATCTCCCCTGGGACGCCTTCTTATTGAAGAAACCGGAGGAGCCATTTCCCGTATCCTCCTGCCCGGCAGAGCAGCGACACATCCGACCGTTCCCATCGTATCCGCATCATCATCGCCAATCCTTCAGGAAGCATGCCGCCAGCTTGGCGAGTATTTCGCCGGAAAACTAACGGATTTCTCAATTCCTCTGTCGCCAGTGGGCACTCCCTTCATGCTCTGCGTCTGGCAAGAACTCAGGAACATTCCCTACGGCACAACCGTTTCTTATAAAACCATTGCCACCGCCATAGGAAACCCTCGCGCCGTCCGAGCCGTCGGTATGGCCAATGGACGCAATCCCATCCCCATCATCATCCCCTGCCACAGAGTCATCGGTACCAATGGCAGTCTCGTAGGCTACTCGGGCGGGCTCCCGATCAAACGGCAACTTCTCTCTCTCGAAGCTCATGAATTATTTTGA